The Pyrus communis chromosome 2, drPyrComm1.1, whole genome shotgun sequence genome includes a window with the following:
- the LOC137724451 gene encoding KH domain-containing protein HEN4-like isoform X1 produces MGSTFLSLPAKRSLSTMSSDPNPYFENGSSKRSRPLPPPLSVPPAHVAFRMLCHASRIGGVIGKSGAVIKQLQKTTGAKIRIEEPQVESPDRVVVIIAPSTIRSKIWLKTPALGNVNNGGGGGVEEEIDVSKAQEALLRVFERILEVAAETGAIAAGVGVVSCRFLAEAAQVGSVIGKGGKVVEKIRKETGCKIRVLNEKLPACAAATDEMIEIEGDILAVKKALVAVSGCLQDCPPVDKTRMTGSRPEAVPRETLPDLRLDQLSQRNSMLNLPISSMSYATGVRPSSIEAKRIPTLETKQQEVSFRILCANDRIGGVIGRGGSIVRVLENETGASISIAASVAECDERLITVSASENPESRYSPAQKAAVLVFSRSVEAGIEKGRDSSSNKGSPLTARLVVPSNQVGCLLGKGGAIVSEIRKQTGTGIRIIGGDQVPKCALENDEVVQISGDFSNVQDALYNITGRLRDNLFSSTVSNFGRRSSSSMLSSTDTSPYGRPRDPALIGFQPSSSVGVPHGLSHHTTLIQSMDHLGLSHSLHHPSPPIPWASQMAAFTDVGRGLTSLKSGTEIGSSGSKSAIVTNTTVEIVVPENVIGSVYGEHGTNLARLRQISGAKVIVHEPRPGTTDRIIVISGTPDETQAAQSLLHAFILTGPSRN; encoded by the exons ATGGGAagcacctttctctctctaccagCGAAACGTTCCCTATCGACTATGTCTTCTGACCCCAACCCCTACTTCGAAAACGGATCCTCCAAGCGCTCCAGGCCCCTTCCTCCTCCCCTCAGCGTTCCTCCCGCCCACGTCGCCTTCCGCATGCTCTGCCACGCCTCGCGCATCGGCGGCGTTATCGGAAAGTCAGGTGCCGTGATCAAGCAGCTCCAGAAAACCACCGGAGCCAAGATCCGAATTGAAGAACCCCAAGTCGAATCCCCCGACCGGGTCGTTGTGATCATCGCTCCGAGCACAATCCGGTCAAAGATTTGGCTCAAAACTCCAGCACTCGGCAATGTTAATAATGGTGGCGGCGGTGGTGTTGAAGAGGAGATTGATGTTTCCAAGGCGCAGGAGGCGCTTCTGAGAGTGTTCGAGAGGATTCTGGAAGTTGCGGCGGAGACCGGGGCGATTGCGGCGGGGGTTGGGGTGGTGTCGTGCCGGTTTTTGGCGGAGGCGGCCCAGGTCGGGTCAGTGATAGGAAAGGGGGGGAAGGTGGTAGAGAAGATTAGGAAAGAAACTGGTtgtaaaattagggttttgaatgaGAAGTTACCCGCTTGTGCTGCTGCCACAGACGAGATGATCGAG ATAGAAGGGGATATTTTGGCTGTAAAGAAAGCACTTGTTGCTGTCTCTGGCTGTCTCCAAGATTGTCCACCAGTTGACAAGACAAGGATGACTGGAAGCAGGCCTGAGGCAGTTCCTCGTGAGACTCTACCTGATCTGCGTTTAGATCAACTTTCACAGAGGAACTCAATGCTTAATTTGCCAATCAGCTCCATGAGTTATGCTACAGGAGTTCGTCCATCCTCAATAGAGGCTAAAAGGATCCCCACACTTGAGACAAAACAACAGGAAGTTTCTTTCAGGATTCTTTGTGCCAATGATAGGATTGGGGGTGTAATTGGAAGGGGGGGTTCCATTGTCAGGGTTCTTGAAAATGAAACAGGTGCTTCAATAAGTATTGCAGCATCTGTGGCTGAGTGTGATGAACGATTAATTACTGTTTCTGCATCTGAG AATCCTGAATCAAGGTACTCGCCAGCACAAAAGGCTGCTGTTCTTGTCTTCTCAAGGTCTGTAGAGGCAGGCATAGAAAAGGGGCGAGACTCAAGCTCAAATAAAGGTTCACCCCTTACTGCACGGCTTGTAGTTCCATCAAACCAAGTTGGTTGTTTGCTGGGAAAAGGGGGTGCAATAGTTTCAGAGATCCGGAAGCAAACTGGTACTGGTATACGAATAATAGGGGGTGACCAGGTCCCGAAATGTGCCTTAGAGAATGATGAAGTTGTACAG ATTTCAGGAGATTTTTCAAACGTGCAAGATGCTTTGTACAATATTACTGGTAGATTACGAGATAACCTTTTCTCCAGCACAGTAAGTAATTTTGGAAGAAGGAGCAGTTCATCCATGCTAAGCTCAACCGATACAAGTCCTTATGGAAGACCTAGGGATCCAGCTCTTATTGGATTTCAGCCATCGTCATCAGTTGGTGTTCCTCATGGTCTCAGCCATCATACAACACTAATTCAAAGTATGGATCATCTTGGTCTTTCCCATAGCTTACATCATCCTTCCCCACCAATACCATGGGCATCACAG ATGGCAGCTTTCACAGATGTTGGAAGGGGTTTGACTTCTCTAAAAAGTGGCACGGAAATTGGCAG CAGCGGGAGCAAATCTGCTATTGTGACAAATACAACTGTAGAGATCGTAGTTCCTGAAAATGTTATTGGCTCTGTGTATGGGGAGCATGGTACCAATTTGGCTCGTCTAAGACAG ATTTCTGGTGCCAAGGTCATAGTGCATGAGCCCCGTCCTGGAACAACTGACAGGATAATTGTCATATCTGGGACACCTGATGAAACCCAGGCAGCACAAAGCCTTCTACATGCATTCATTCTTACTGGACCGTCACGCAACTAG
- the LOC137724451 gene encoding KH domain-containing protein HEN4-like isoform X2 translates to MGSTFLSLPAKRSLSTMSSDPNPYFENGSSKRSRPLPPPLSVPPAHVAFRMLCHASRIGGVIGKSGAVIKQLQKTTGAKIRIEEPQVESPDRVVVIIAPSTIRSKIWLKTPALGNVNNGGGGGVEEEIDVSKAQEALLRVFERILEVAAETGAIAAGVGVVSCRFLAEAAQVGSVIGKGGKVVEKIRKETGCKIRVLNEKLPACAAATDEMIEIEGDILAVKKALVAVSGCLQDCPPVDKTRMTGSRPEAVPRETLPDLRLDQLSQRNSMLNLPISSMSYATGVRPSSIEAKRIPTLETKQQEVSFRILCANDRIGGVIGRGGSIVRVLENETGASISIAASVAECDERLITVSASENPESRYSPAQKAAVLVFSRSVEAGIEKGRDSSSNKGSPLTARLVVPSNQVGCLLGKGGAIVSEIRKQTGTGIRIIGGDQVPKCALENDEVVQISGDFSNVQDALYNITGRLRDNLFSSTVSNFGRRSSSSMLSSTDTSPYGRPRDPALIGFQPSSSVGVPHGLSHHTTLIQSMDHLGLSHSLHHPSPPIPWASQMAAFTDVGRGLTSLKSGTEIGSGSKSAIVTNTTVEIVVPENVIGSVYGEHGTNLARLRQISGAKVIVHEPRPGTTDRIIVISGTPDETQAAQSLLHAFILTGPSRN, encoded by the exons ATGGGAagcacctttctctctctaccagCGAAACGTTCCCTATCGACTATGTCTTCTGACCCCAACCCCTACTTCGAAAACGGATCCTCCAAGCGCTCCAGGCCCCTTCCTCCTCCCCTCAGCGTTCCTCCCGCCCACGTCGCCTTCCGCATGCTCTGCCACGCCTCGCGCATCGGCGGCGTTATCGGAAAGTCAGGTGCCGTGATCAAGCAGCTCCAGAAAACCACCGGAGCCAAGATCCGAATTGAAGAACCCCAAGTCGAATCCCCCGACCGGGTCGTTGTGATCATCGCTCCGAGCACAATCCGGTCAAAGATTTGGCTCAAAACTCCAGCACTCGGCAATGTTAATAATGGTGGCGGCGGTGGTGTTGAAGAGGAGATTGATGTTTCCAAGGCGCAGGAGGCGCTTCTGAGAGTGTTCGAGAGGATTCTGGAAGTTGCGGCGGAGACCGGGGCGATTGCGGCGGGGGTTGGGGTGGTGTCGTGCCGGTTTTTGGCGGAGGCGGCCCAGGTCGGGTCAGTGATAGGAAAGGGGGGGAAGGTGGTAGAGAAGATTAGGAAAGAAACTGGTtgtaaaattagggttttgaatgaGAAGTTACCCGCTTGTGCTGCTGCCACAGACGAGATGATCGAG ATAGAAGGGGATATTTTGGCTGTAAAGAAAGCACTTGTTGCTGTCTCTGGCTGTCTCCAAGATTGTCCACCAGTTGACAAGACAAGGATGACTGGAAGCAGGCCTGAGGCAGTTCCTCGTGAGACTCTACCTGATCTGCGTTTAGATCAACTTTCACAGAGGAACTCAATGCTTAATTTGCCAATCAGCTCCATGAGTTATGCTACAGGAGTTCGTCCATCCTCAATAGAGGCTAAAAGGATCCCCACACTTGAGACAAAACAACAGGAAGTTTCTTTCAGGATTCTTTGTGCCAATGATAGGATTGGGGGTGTAATTGGAAGGGGGGGTTCCATTGTCAGGGTTCTTGAAAATGAAACAGGTGCTTCAATAAGTATTGCAGCATCTGTGGCTGAGTGTGATGAACGATTAATTACTGTTTCTGCATCTGAG AATCCTGAATCAAGGTACTCGCCAGCACAAAAGGCTGCTGTTCTTGTCTTCTCAAGGTCTGTAGAGGCAGGCATAGAAAAGGGGCGAGACTCAAGCTCAAATAAAGGTTCACCCCTTACTGCACGGCTTGTAGTTCCATCAAACCAAGTTGGTTGTTTGCTGGGAAAAGGGGGTGCAATAGTTTCAGAGATCCGGAAGCAAACTGGTACTGGTATACGAATAATAGGGGGTGACCAGGTCCCGAAATGTGCCTTAGAGAATGATGAAGTTGTACAG ATTTCAGGAGATTTTTCAAACGTGCAAGATGCTTTGTACAATATTACTGGTAGATTACGAGATAACCTTTTCTCCAGCACAGTAAGTAATTTTGGAAGAAGGAGCAGTTCATCCATGCTAAGCTCAACCGATACAAGTCCTTATGGAAGACCTAGGGATCCAGCTCTTATTGGATTTCAGCCATCGTCATCAGTTGGTGTTCCTCATGGTCTCAGCCATCATACAACACTAATTCAAAGTATGGATCATCTTGGTCTTTCCCATAGCTTACATCATCCTTCCCCACCAATACCATGGGCATCACAG ATGGCAGCTTTCACAGATGTTGGAAGGGGTTTGACTTCTCTAAAAAGTGGCACGGAAATTGGCAG CGGGAGCAAATCTGCTATTGTGACAAATACAACTGTAGAGATCGTAGTTCCTGAAAATGTTATTGGCTCTGTGTATGGGGAGCATGGTACCAATTTGGCTCGTCTAAGACAG ATTTCTGGTGCCAAGGTCATAGTGCATGAGCCCCGTCCTGGAACAACTGACAGGATAATTGTCATATCTGGGACACCTGATGAAACCCAGGCAGCACAAAGCCTTCTACATGCATTCATTCTTACTGGACCGTCACGCAACTAG
- the LOC137724452 gene encoding costars family protein-like, producing MNVEEEVERLREEIQRLGKLQDDGSYKVTFGVLFNDDRCANIFEALVGTLRAAKRRKFLTYDGELLLQGVHDNVEIVLKPKPAAAAEATAAVGTS from the exons ATGAATGTAGAAGAAGAGGTCGAGCGTCTCAGAGAAGAAATCCAAAGGCTTGGCAAGCTCCAAGACGATGGTTCTTACAAG GTCACATTTGGTGTGCTATTTAATGATGATAGATGTGCAAACATATTTGAAGCGTTGGTTGGGACGCTAAGAGCGGCAAAGAGGCGGAAATTTCTCACATACGATGGTGAGCTACTGCTGCAGGGTGTCCACGACAACGTGGAGATCGTACTCAAACCAAAACCGGCAGCAGCGGCGGAGGCAACTGCTGCAGTCGGGACAAGTTAG
- the LOC137725344 gene encoding GATA transcription factor 24-like — protein MAESEHQNSIYSSTGGVTQSNQVDDQDDDVEEPIDNPNIRFEDSTAIPPNQLYLPSSEYPPPAAANGASDQLTLSFHGEVYVFDAVSPDKVQAVLLLLGGYEIPSGIPSMGPVPLNQQGMNDLPARPTQPQRAASLSRFREKRKERCFDKKIRYTVRKEVALRMQRKKGQFTSSKGSSDDGGPASSTQGSGQDESMQETSCTHCGISSKSTPMMRRGPAGPRTLCNACGLKWANKGSLTGVPKVLNVGIQDPSLKGIEQIDGGVQDSDVVAMGANIAPSSANGNNSAMTVDRKL, from the exons ATGGCAGAGTCCGAGCACCAGAATTCAATTTACAGCAGCACAGGAGGAGTGACGCAGAGTAACCAAGTTGACGACCAAGACGACGACGTTGAAGAGCCCATTGACAACCCTAACATACGCTTCGAAGATAGTACCGCCATTCCTCCAAATCAACTCTACCTTCCCAGCTCCGAATACCCTCCGCCGGCAGCCGCAAACGGTGCCTCTGATCAGCTAACTCTCTCGTTTCATGGCGAGGTTTATGTCTTCGACGCTGTTTCGCCCGACAAG GTGCAGGCAGTACTGCTGCTTTTGGGTGGATATGAAATCCCTTCCGGCATTCCTTCCATGGGGCCAGTTCCTCTTAACCAGCAA GGTATGAATGACTTACCTGCAAGGCCAACTCAACCGCAGAGAGCTGCTTCTTTAAGTCGGTTTCGCGAGAAGAGAAAAGAACGTTGTTTTGATAAGAAAATCCGTTACACCGTGCGGAAAGAAGTTGCACTCAG AATGCAGCGTAAGAAGGGTCAATTTACATCGTCCAAGGGTAGTTCTGATGATGGAGGCCCTGCTTCATCAACACAGGGCTCTGGACAAGATGAGAGCATGCAGGAAACTTC GTGTACACATTGTGGGATAAGCTCAAAGTCAACTCCAATGATGCGTCGTGGGCCAGCAGGCCCAAGGACTCTATGTAATGCATGTGGGCTGAAGTGGGCCAACAAG GGATCTCTAACAGGTGTTCCTAAGGTTCTAAATGTAGGTATCCAGGATCCTTCTTTAAAGGGAATTGAACAG ATTGATGGCGGAGTTCAGGATTCCGATGTTGTAGCCATGGGTGCCAACATTGCCCCTTCCTCAGCTAATGGCAATAATTCAGCCATGACCGTAGACAGGAAATTGTGA